The Venturia canescens isolate UGA chromosome 4, ASM1945775v1, whole genome shotgun sequence genomic interval tcgtcgttAAATCAAACACCTCTCGaaagacgacgctgaagtttccaacgttggagtccaacggaatgaacgaaaaaaacgtttttaattcaccaattttttatttcacgaatcgttggtgcagcttgaaaaacaacgaatcgcaaatttggcagggaacaaaataggagaattactggaattattggagagtttttttcgatcatttcgttggactcgaacgttggaaacttcagcgtcatctcgAAAGCTGCCTAAGACTGTTCGTTCGTGATTCATGCCGGGCTGGAAGAGcggttattttgtttttttttttttttcatcgagttgCTAATATTTATGACTTGATAATATAAACATATGAAGCGTATACAATAGCTGTATTGACCAACGAATAACATTCGTTCTATACATTGCGAAAATGCAAGAAGATTCAATGACGACAATCATCGAGTTATTCGACGATCGATTAATTTTCAAAGCAAAACAAATCTACTTCTTATTTATTCACTGTACAAACGACTTCTCTCTGATATAACTACTCGAACATCATTTTTATACCACAAAATCTTCTCTTCAAAATACgtctgtaatgtatgatgaaAGTCAAgtatcgaagagaaaaaaattttaggaATTGCtaaatatagagaaaaagtctcgtacgtaatttttcatgaccCAACAAGTTTTCTTAAATATTTAACGTTCACCAAATTCCTTACACAGCAGCGCTTGGAGTAATCGAATTGTTGACGATACTTCATGAATGGAAAAtgctttttaattttcggtgAATCTTACATCAAATATGATGAAGTAGATATGAAAGGTTAagatgttgcattaaaaaatcatttagaGTCGAGATATTCGAGAAAGGCTATTTAGTCGTAGAGAAACGAAGATCATTATTATTGTACGAGTTTAGTTTGAATGGAACGTGATGAACGTTCGAATTAAGTAATCTTGAATATAGGCCTTAGAGGTTGGGGCGGGAATCGAATTGGTCCTGTCGCGCGTTGTTGGGGAATCGCAGTATAACGCTAAAAATCATTTATCGGAATGTTTCTCTTCGACTCTTTTTTCAAAGGCAGCGAAGGCTAGAGCGAATACTAGAGTTCTCAAATAATGAAAGAGACCAATAGGTTTTCTATATCGTAAGGAAATTTCTCATCAACACGATGAGACTCTCTAGGCGAAACAATGCAACTGGAATTCgtttatttaataattattaaacCTTATCCTCGTTTCTCTCGATCGGAGCAATGATTGTTGAAATTCCGTTACAAACGTAATCTCGGCTATTACGGCTTGAGAACTttctcgatgaattttttgacgTCTCGCATTTCCTgttaaaaacaaatgaaatattcgtttatgatataacaaaaaataatggtcGGTCCATTATTCTTCTTATTTCGCTTTATTTACTCACGTCTTCGCACGAGGTATGCATCATTCCGCGATAACTCTTGAATTCAATTGAAGTTGTGAATTGTTTGAGCAGCGATGCCGTCATTTGGCCCCATTTGTATGGTACAATAGGATCGCAATCTCCATGACATTGAAGCAGTGGCGTGCTTTTGTTTCCTATCGCTTCCTGATTAATGCGAAGCGCAGAATAGGGAGAACACTTAGTTATACGTGAATTTTCCAtaggagcaaaaaaaataattgtttgtTTATTCTTTACTCACAGCAGGAAACTTTTGATGAAGAGGAAGCCATGCAGAGAGTGCTATTACTCCGGCGAGTGGTTCTGGAAATGTCAGTGCACTATAAATGGCAAGAGCTCCACCCTGACTGAAACCGCCTATTACTATTCGTTTTGTTGGAATTCCAGCTGCTACTTCTTCAGCTATCAGTCCATGAACCATTTTTGCAGCCTGCCTAATTCCATCCTCGTCTTCCTGTCCACTTGGATCCAATGATTTGAGATCGAACCATGACGGCATTCTGAATCCAGCATTCAGTGTCACCGGCATTGTTGGTCTGTTGGTgtttcaaaacaaaaacattattttggcATTGCTCAGAATCaattgtgtttttcttttattctattttgaATAGAGAAACTTACGCCGTAGGGCAGATAACTTTGATGTGGGACGAACGTACTGCTCCCATCGGAGTTGCCCAGCCATGTCTTAAACAAATGCAATATTATTCATATTTGTCTTCTTATATGTCTTAAAAGGAATGCCTTACAGGCATTTTAACTCCAAAAAATTGCTATTTAATTACAAAAATGACTGTTTCCTTTTTACTgttaaattttctaatctcTATGCGCAAATAAATATCCAAAAAACTTTTGGATATACAGCTGTGATAAcagtttatttaaatataggacattgataatttttgttttggttAGATATCACAAAGATTGATTGTCCATAAAAGGAAACTCACCCAGTGTCACCCaaaccatggaaaaatatgagctgAAACAAACATTTCGAACAGTTAACAGATATGAAACGCTGGCTCATAATCGTGTGAAACGAATGCAAATTATTATAGCTATCAAATGTTCTAATACCACTGAACTGCTTAGACGTGAATATTATGTAATCGTTCAGCATAAAGTTACGTTCAGTGAAATAACGTGATCCAGTTAATTTCGAGGTTGAATaaccaaaaaaatgttgaaaacatTTAAAATTTTGTATTGGTCAGTGGATATGTTGGTTGTACGTTTGAtagaaaagcgaaaaaaaaatagtacacAATTTACCGTGGCTGAGTGTCGTGCAGTCGCCGCAATAACCACCGGGGTCGTCATCTTTGACGTGTTTCTGCGATTTAACTGCACTACGAAGACTcgtggttttttttctcttatttgcAATAGAAATGCCAACAATTCAATCGAATCGGTATAAATATCGGATATATTGACGCAAGAGAGGAAACGATGAACGAGTTTCCCTCTACTACTAAGGGAATTTTCTATTGCGCTTGCGTTATTTCTCCTCGGCCCTCTCGTGGATCGTGGATACGTATGCTGAATGAGGAGTCCAAAGGAGTCTCTGCTCTGCGCTCTACGGCGATAAATTCTTCTGCAgcggcttttttttttaccaattcAAGGTAATTCAGCGCGAGACATTACATTGCGTTCATTTgcagaaaaaattctcatgagcagataaaaatatattgaaaacgGATTTTGTAATATTTATCGATCAAACGGAGTAGAGAATTTTAATTGTTGAAATGCGGCTGGGGGAAGCATCCGATTCATTAACAAAAAGATTTCCGTGGCGAGTAACACGGGAAGTAAaagaatttaaagaaaaaatactaaATGTAATTTATAAGCGGGTAAAAGATGACAAtttgggaaaataaaaaatttattattattaataatacaTAAGAAAATGGGGTGGGTCATCGGTGATTTAGTACTTCGATGCGAGCGAATCGGTATTGCCGGGTTTGGGTATTACGGACTAGAACATCATCGATACGTAAATCAATGATGTTCCATAAAGAATTAAGAGTGACGTATCCTATACCGGTTCCTCGTGCatcattgaaagaaaaatcaccCTGGATAACGTATCCCATAATCTGACGGTCGCAAGAGTTTCTGACTTTCTCGCACTTTGGTAAATACAactcttccattttttcttgatactttttcttcaaagaaaaatttttttcaatcgatattCCGGATTTATTTTGACGCTTTTTCAGATTAAAAGCATTAGCGGCACCTTGAGCCAACGTTTCGCACCGATTTCGACGTCGGTTGGATCGTTTGAGTATTTTTTTGTGACTCTTTCGTAACGTATTACGTTCCTGCTTGTTATGATCCGGCATGAGTTTTTGTACTGGCCCGGAccagtttttattctttcgtaGAGCTTCAAGATCTTCGCTCGAAGGTGTACAAATAATAGCAAAATTCCGTGCTCGACCCTTGCCTCGAAGAGTTAGCTTCACCGGAACAAGCCAGTTTGAATGGGCAAAGAGAGCCCTGTCCAAAACCTGAGACGTAGATTCGGGCGTACTGACAAAGCTTTTTTGCCCATTTAGATTTTTCGTCTTTCCACGGACTGGAAATCTTGAGAAGCTCTTAACTAAAATTTCCAATAGTGCTCGATCTCGCAACACATTGAATTTTTCGCTGTTAGTCCACTCTTTCATCAATATACTCCATTCGCAATAGAACGGACTCGTGATGGCAAATTTCGTAAAGTTGACCCTTCTGTTCGGTGGGTACCGAAAATATTTAGTTCTTAATTGATTCATAGTAGTGAGAGCTTCTCTAGCGTACGAGGGGATATCCGGTTGATGGATTTCCGGCGAATCAACTTCTGCTCTTTCAAACGCCAGTAAGCGTGATTCTTTTAGTCCTCCGGCTCGAGCGCATCTCAGAATAAAAGATTGCCAGAAAGGCATTGACCAACCAGATGGAATTATAATGTCGATACCGGATGTGAAACCTGCAATCATTCAAGAGCTTACATTCAGACTCTCGAAATACCAAACATTTATTATTCCTAAAACTtcctaatttaaaaaaaaattattcctttCTCTACTtgtgagaggaaaaaatagcgcAATACTGACCAATCCGCGTTCGTCCATTGTTACAGCCTGGATTTTGAACAATGATCACAGGAATCTTGGTTATGATCTTCTCGTCGAACTCATGATCATTTGAGATCCCTGGAACTAAATTCTCGCttcttaatttatttatgtCGGCCGTACTCTTTCGAGATTCCAGAATGAGTTTCCTTGTTGCAGGATCCCACAACGGGCTCCGTTCTGCGAGATCTCGGGGATATTCAATCTTCTCGTAATACCTGCTACtgtttgaaagttttttagtTCTCTTGTGAGGAAGAAAGAATCGCGGATCTAGTACTGTCATTGCTATTACAGAGTTCGGTGGTAGCTGACTCGGGGATTTTAAAGTCTTTAAGGCATCGATGAGCTCTTTCTGGACATAAAAAGATTGAAGATTTGAGGGATCCTGGTAAAAATTTTCTAACCAGCTCGTTGGAGACTCGTCAAGGCTTTTGTCAACATTTTGTGTGGCAATATTCAGTTTTGGGATCAAATTAGGAAGTCGGAGGGCATCAGTCAATATAGCCAGAGCCAAAGGCCCAGTCAGACGAAATCTATTGAGTGCATCTCTCAAATCCGTCATTCTACAATTATCATCATTTTCGTATGTTACGCTAGATTTTTCAGTAGTAGCACTCGCTTCGGTCTTGCTGGTGGgattaaatttgaaacttttaacGATTTCTTCTACAGCCTCTTTGTAAACAAGTGGATGGATCCATATCCAAATAGTTCGATGCGGAGTGTCTCCAGGTTTCCATAAAAACTTGAAATGTCCTATCGGCGACTCCGGATACttgtttcttttgaaaaacatAACACTGCCCTCCCTGTTGCCTGCCCGATAAATTTTAGCAGCAAAAGTCAGCTTGCCTGGATTACAGTGCGCTGTGAGAGTTTTTTCTAGAATATCTCTCGGGCCTTGTATTTCTAAGCAATTGTAATAAGATATATCCTGCAGGAGGCAGTGTTCAGAAGCTGCTCTGTAACATGCTCGGAAACTTTTGTCATTGGGAGTTTCTCCAATCTTGTAGCCCCATTTTTCAAGCATTTTAAATCGTTTTGCATGCCACAAATGTGTTTCTAGCCATTTGCACAATAGCTTTCTGCGATTGTATTCCTCTGTAAGATTAAGAGCCCTGCGACGATATTTCCTCGATGGCCTTTTGCTCTTGGGTGGTAATCCTGATTTGGTCATCTGTCTTAAATGTACCTCTCGTAATCTCCTCGGCATACGTTTTGCGTTGTGTGACATAACACGCCGACGCATGTGGACTGCGAGCTTTTGGAACACCAACTTCGACTGTTGAGGATTTTCTATCGAAATTATTAAACGGTGAATCATATGCAATTATGGATAAACTTGATCTTGGTGACTGTTGCAAAAACTTACCTATCGAATAAGCCATAGCAGCGATTTCAGTTGCCCGGGCCGAGGTTAATCTTACAATTTGAACCTCTCGAGGTAATTCCACCCTACCACCGAGAAACTCGTCGAACTGTTTCTTCTCCATGATTCTTATTTCTTGTACCTTGTTGttgtcgaattttttatttattttctacagaaatcTCATAAACGTAGCAGACCGAGAACACTGTTCGTACGTTCGAATTATTCGATAATACACGAGGACACcacgagagataaaaaaattcctttcaatcatcaacaacACTAGGTGAAAATAATTTCTAGATAGTTTCGTGGGATTACTGGTTTTTTCTAGGACctttattaattcgttgttGCACACTTGCCAGTGATCAGCTGCCGCCGTCGCCGCCGCCTAGGTTGGCCTAGCTGCTGTTTTCAGCATTGATTCTTGAATTTTATCTTTGATGCGCCCAAATAGATGTACGCATACTCACACTGTATGGATACATACGGTTCAGTCGCTATAGAAGTTTTCAGTCCATCAGCGCATTCGAcgaagagagacggagaaaagggagcgagggagagggaagagcgagcgagcgaaaaGTCGCCGCTTCAAGGGTCCTGTGATCGGTCAACGTTTGTGAACGTAAAAAGTTCGCTTTATCCATTCGTTTGCGCGATACAAGTTCGGAAGACTAGTGTCATTGTGTATACAAGCgtgtcgatcgatttttacgaACGAGGTTTTCTTTGAAGAATATTCTTATTgtgaaagtggaaaagataCGTGAAATTCCGTGAAAATCTGTGCCATCCGGTGTGTACGTGAGTACGTGCCTGCTGCCTGCTTGTGTTTGATTGGTTGGAACACCCCAACACCCCCCTACACACACCTTTACGACGAATTGTGTAATGCTTCGCCGTCAACCCTACTCCTTCCCGTGATTTTTCTTGCCGTAAGATCTTTTTTATGTTACTTTATTACCGTCGTTCggcagaaaaaaacgtttgaacgaAATTCTAGTAAGGTTCTCATCCCGGAAACGAACCAACTCATTTTTGGAGTATTTTCCGGGTAATATCATAATTTGACAGAGAGAAGACGAAAAAGAAAGTGTGACGAGCGACAAGTGTCTGATGAGAACCGCGGGCGACGAGCCATCGTCGCCATCTTCCGAGGCAGACGGACGTTAAATCGCCCTTGTAGTTTATTACAATCATCACAATTATCCTATTTCTTTCCCGTGCGAGAAgtgatttgtgaaaaaaaaattattaactcgGGGCTCGAAGTATACGAAGTGTCGATTCCGAGGATCACTGgacgagtgaaattttttcatcaaacgcGTCTCT includes:
- the Apt1 gene encoding acyl-protein thioesterase 1, whose translation is MTTPVVIAATARHSATLIFFHGLGDTGHGWATPMGAVRSSHIKVICPTAPTMPVTLNAGFRMPSWFDLKSLDPSGQEDEDGIRQAAKMVHGLIAEEVAAGIPTKRIVIGGFSQGGALAIYSALTFPEPLAGVIALSAWLPLHQKFPAEAIGNKSTPLLQCHGDCDPIVPYKWGQMTASLLKQFTTSIEFKSYRGMMHTSCEDEMRDVKKFIEKVLKP
- the Pop1 gene encoding ribonucleases P/MRP protein subunit POP1 codes for the protein MEKKQFDEFLGGRVELPREVQIVRLTSARATEIAAMAYSIENPQQSKLVFQKLAVHMRRRVMSHNAKRMPRRLREVHLRQMTKSGLPPKSKRPSRKYRRRALNLTEEYNRRKLLCKWLETHLWHAKRFKMLEKWGYKIGETPNDKSFRACYRAASEHCLLQDISYYNCLEIQGPRDILEKTLTAHCNPGKLTFAAKIYRAGNREGSVMFFKRNKYPESPIGHFKFLWKPGDTPHRTIWIWIHPLVYKEAVEEIVKSFKFNPTSKTEASATTEKSSVTYENDDNCRMTDLRDALNRFRLTGPLALAILTDALRLPNLIPKLNIATQNVDKSLDESPTSWLENFYQDPSNLQSFYVQKELIDALKTLKSPSQLPPNSVIAMTVLDPRFFLPHKRTKKLSNSSRYYEKIEYPRDLAERSPLWDPATRKLILESRKSTADINKLRSENLVPGISNDHEFDEKIITKIPVIIVQNPGCNNGRTRIGFTSGIDIIIPSGWSMPFWQSFILRCARAGGLKESRLLAFERAEVDSPEIHQPDIPSYAREALTTMNQLRTKYFRYPPNRRVNFTKFAITSPFYCEWSILMKEWTNSEKFNVLRDRALLEILVKSFSRFPVRGKTKNLNGQKSFVSTPESTSQVLDRALFAHSNWLVPVKLTLRGKGRARNFAIICTPSSEDLEALRKNKNWSGPVQKLMPDHNKQERNTLRKSHKKILKRSNRRRNRCETLAQGAANAFNLKKRQNKSGISIEKNFSLKKKYQEKMEELYLPKCEKVRNSCDRQIMGYVIQGDFSFNDARGTGIGYVTLNSLWNIIDLRIDDVLVRNTQTRQYRFARIEVLNHR